The Mastacembelus armatus chromosome 14, fMasArm1.2, whole genome shotgun sequence genomic interval TTTAAGAATGATGACTTTTAAAATTGCGTTCCTTTTTTGCAGGGAAAATAAGATGTTGGACATGGACTTCCTGGAGTTGCTATATTTTTGCTCAGTGTTTAGCCCCTTCTGTTATTTTCATCTTCAGGGCACCATGGAGGAGAAGATCTATGATCGTCAGGTGACCAAGCAGTCTTTGTCCTATCGGGTGGTGGATCAGCAGCAGATCGAGAGGCACTTCACCCTTTTTGAACTGACAGAACTTTATACATTTGAGCCAGACCTGCTGGATGATCCAAACTCTAAGAAAAGCAAAAGACCCACCTCCGTTTTGCCAAAGGTGACGTCACTGTCATTATTTTCAGGCTGTCTCACAAACATGAAGAGAACCAGTTTGGAATgaccttttttgtgtgtttctcaggaTAAAATCCTGGCACAGTTACTACAAACCTGTAAGGACCAGATAGTGTCGTACCATGAGCACGAATCTCTGCTGGACCATAAACAAGAGGAGGAGCTCAGTGAGGCAGAACGCAAAGCTGCCTGGGCTGAGTACGAGGCTGAGGTACAGAGCTGCATGCAGCAAAGCATAAAATATCATGAGCAGCAGCATGTAGGGCTCTCTTCATGCCTTGGACATTATACTCAGTGATTTATATTATAATTGTATGTCAAATGTCTTTTCCTCAGTCAATCATGTCCACCCCTTCAGTCAACTTGAGCCAGGACACCTTGGCTAGGAAGAGCAATGAAGAGCTACTGGTATGAATGGTTTTGTTGAATCTTTACTCAGAATTGCTGCTTGTGATGTTTGTGCTTTAACATAGAAATGCCTTTGCAGGAATTGCTCAACACCACCAGAACGAACGTAGCGATGGCCTTCATGTTACTGCAGAAGATGAGGTCTCACTCTATGGACGACTATATCTTACGAGTGGTGAGTCACCCTGAGGTCCCAAGGTCATGTGGTAAATTAATATATGTAAAAGTCATATAAATTAAGCTGAACGTCAGCTCataaattcagtttattcataataataaaaggATTTTATATTCTGCATTTCAATATTCCCTCAATCACATTACGAAGGTGCCctgagtgtatgtgtgatttATAGCTGTGCAGGCGTTTCACCTTTCACTGTTGAAGCACTGCTGCAGGCATCCAGGTAGTGTTACTGCATATTCAATCATTCTGTAGTGAAATCATTATCGCCTTTTTTTGTCACGTTGACTTTTGTGATAAAGAACAGGAAGTTTTGATGGATATTTTTTCTATTGTCTAACAATTTATAAAAACAATAGCTTACTGTAGAGTAACACAGGCAGATCAATAAATGGTGAAAGTAACTGCCTCTATCACGTGACGGCATttgtaatttaatattaatacatgTTTTGAAAAGTAGAATTTGTGGAAACTAAACTGGTTACAAGTTAATGGGCAAAATGCACAGGAAGATCAGTTTTTGCACAATCTAGCAAATTAGGATATTGTTTGAAgaaaaattgttaaaaaaaaaaaaaatcagtagtgCCATAAAGCAGTCCTGCTCATTGATGCTAAAAGGTGAGgctgacatttctttttatcGTCTCACAGTATATATCATCAAGTTGCCCAACTCTGCCTCCGGCAATGGGGGAAAGAATTCAGTGTGGCACTAACAGACAAATCAGATTCATATTTCTGGAATATAAATGAAACAAGCAAACTGTTCTCATGAACCTGCACATGATACATAAACACCTGGTCAAACCTAAAATATTTTACTCCTCTGGAcataagacaaaaacatttgtcaCAAAATAAAGCTTTCTGGTTGAATTTGCCTTTAGTGTTACAACTTTGAAGGTGTTACTATGACCAGCGGCAGTTCGCTGACACACTAGGCAGAATTTGATGTAATGTATCGATGAGCATGTGAGACATGAGTGAGGCCTATTCTTTCAGTTGTTGACAAAATGCAACACAGCACATTACTTGGCACATAACAGGAGGCAAATTGCTCACAATATCAACCACGTTACAGATAAGACCAGTTCAGAATATTCTTTATACCTTACGAGTGTaaacattaattcatttatGTTACAGAATCAACAGTACCCTCACCTGTCCGAAGACGAGGTCAAGGTCAAGGCTCAGATTTGGAAATTGTGTGATGAGAAGGAGCAGGATCGCAGGAAGGCCTCTTATCAGGAAGTTCTTGGACAGCAACAGTCGGTAAGTCCCTTTTACACACGTGAGTGCACGTCTGTAGATACAGGTACAAATAGCGGCTCTTATGTCTCAATCGTATTCTTCATAGCTCACCCTCTGCATCCAGTCCATACTGAACAGTCGAAGAAACCAGGAGATGCAGGCAACTGTGAGTAGTGTGACCCAGCCTGGGCGGATTTGAACCTGTGGGACCATGTTGTGGTGGGAAAAGAAAGCACAGCCTTTTGTTCTTTATCACAGTAAAGGGACCTTTTCTAATGACTGCTGAACTTAATATACGCTTTAAGCACACTGAGCTCCTAACAGCACCATGTAAAACTGCTTTTTAGTCTCTAGTGTCAGATTATTATTCAGGTGCAGACAGATGTAGAACATTTTGAGCACTTTAACTCACATGGGCTATGTAGCTGTGCAAACGTATTTTAATGACTGAAGAACTGAGAATTCTTCAGCTGCTTCATACCGAAAAGTAGATTTTGTAGATAAAGCAGAGTTTGGTTTGTTATTGGATGTTTATTAtattgattatatatatatatgcttttaTATTAAACCTTGCTCCTTTTCTTTAGAAAACCTTAACATTTTTGCTGCACGCTACCTGTTGTAATTCTATAATAAATTAACAAAGTAAGTTCTTGTAgcattatttctatttctatttaaCCATAAACCGGATTTGGCCAATAACAGATGGTAATGTTCAGTTGCAAacagagaaatatgaaaatataatggGAACATATTTAATCTGTACTTATCTTCAAGAACTTCATATAAAactttatgcatttttaatgcaGCAGCTCACCAGTTTCATGTTGGTTAATCCTGGTTAACTTTCCTCATGATACATAAACCGACATAAGGTGACTGTGTCTCTCTGTTGCGTGTCCCAGAAGAAAGAGAGCAGCTGTTCAGACACTGAGTGGTTCCCCTGAGAAGGCGGCTTCATGCTCAGAAGTTTATTTGTTAATTAATGAAACCCAGCCAGCTGCTGTAGTAGAAAGCCTTCAAGGTTTCCCTTCAAAGGCTGCACTTCAGCTGACACTACTGCAAAGGAAAGCAGAGAGAACAAAACTGGACAGTATCTTTACAGAGGATGCCTTTGGTAGAAATTAAAGGTGGCATAAGAGGCCATAGACTGTGGAATTGGAGTTTGTACAAACAggttaaaatcattaaaaaacgTGCCAGAGGTTCATATGTTTGCATGATCATTATGATAAGCAGGGTGGATTTGTGTACACAAGGTCCAAAACGCAGTctgtcaaaaaacaaatattcaagATTAAATTTTAGTTTGGAATATAACCTCAAAAGGGAAATGACTTAGGTTCAAACCTtagaaaatgttacattttaatgcaCTAAGTGGATCAACAGGTAATGTTGAGTTTAAGGTACAgcacataaatataaaacaagtggaaaatgaaaactttgGCAGGTATGACGTTTAACCACCAAATTGTGTGGCAGCATGCAGTCACTCATCTACTTAGCTATTGTGTATATGAGCTGCAGTGTATCCCAGCATGCATCAGGTGGAAGGGACAGGACATCGCAGGTTCAGTGGTTGACACGTTAATCTACTATCACAcaatcacattcacacccaatatattttaaaaatggacgacttaaatgtgttttgaaaggTAGAGATTATGCACATAGAAAATGTGCACCTTACCTGCACATGCTGAAATGCTTTcctaaagaaaatgaataaaatctgaaGAGAAAAGAACTCACACTGTCcttcaaatatattttgaagAGTGAAAGAATATAACTAGTgagtaaaatatgaaaataaattattgacGCACTGAGGTACTGCCAGATTTAACATCAATGTAACTTAATTTGGTTGGTCTGGTGAGGTGTAAAAGACAGGATAACACTACAGTTATCTTTaagttaattattaaaaaatgacatattaaaaaaaataataatttcagtcCACAAAAAGTAGTCCTTCACAGTGACAGCTGTAGTTTCCTGACTTTGTGCTTAGTCTGTGCACAGTAAACAGAGATGGTTTGAGCTCCAGGCTGAGTTAGCGTCCTGTATCAAGGTCCCTCATGTATTCCTGAAGTGCCTGCAGTCTGGCATCAATCTCCGAAAGCTCAGCGCCTGTATCCACGGAGCTCTCTggaaacagacagagaaaatggaaattaGAGCTCGGGTGGCGGGTACATGTTTTTCCCCagttaaaatcattttattggAGTGAAAATGTAAGAGATGTTCATGAATCACCTTTgtctttcattctttgtgttGGAGTGCTGCATAATGGCTTCCTGGTTAAAAGGCGTCCTCTTGactaaaaacagatttaacGCACATTAAAAGATATGGTCCAAGGTATTTGCATGTTGTCAAAAAAATCCCATCAAAAGGCCGAAACCAACAATGACTTCCTAATAAACACTGCCTGTGTAGCCAGTATTGCATCTGTCTGCACCATAGAGCTCTATTAacgattaaaaataaaaccagtgaaCCATACTCTTCACACTTTGGAGTTGCTTTTTGAATCAATCTCTCAGGCACCAGTGCACCAAATGAGTATTGACCCACAGCTCAAAATCCCACAACAAATGCACGACTGTCTCCTTAAACAAATTTAGCCAAGAACTACAGTGCCCAGATGTTCAAGGATCTTATTGGGTCTTTTTAAAGATTCCTCAGAAGGAACAAAGGGGTTGAGGCTGTGAGCCATCGAGCTTGGAAGTTTGTGTGAAACTGtctgttttgtgcatttttatgGAATGTGTTAAcagtaaaagaaataaagaataatCCTTTTTCTTTACATATACAGATGATAGTGCAgcaaaaaacaattacattatTTACCATTTCACTCACCGCACTGGGCCCATTGTAAgtctgttttcttcctctgtaaACGCAGGAAAAGTGAAGTTAAAATAACCAACTAGAACAAGAGTGACAACACAAAACCTGTGCAGATATTTCCATCACCTGAACAGAGGTTTGGCCATTTCATCCATATCCACTAAAGAGCTTTCAGAAGAGTTCctgctccctctcctctccagaGATAAACTCCTGTCTCTGCTGCCGGGCCGGGCCATCTGAGGATACGCCTCTCTGGAACGTGAACGCCCCCTCTCAGGGACAATAGGGGATGTCAGCATGTCCCGCCGCACCTTCCTCTGTCTGACACAAAAAACAGGGTTGAAATTATTGACCCAGTCGTCTCCAGCATTAAATACCATTGTACCGTCAGAAGATGTGGACAGTAAAATAACAAACTGACTTTTTGAGCTCTGACTCTTTCTGTCTGCGCTGTCTGTCCTGGATGTAGGCAGTTGGGTCAAAGCGCTGTACCCGTGCACCTATAGGAGTAGGGGGAAATAAAACTTGCAGTCAAATTTATTGTGGTCGGCAAGAATAACATTGACAATTTCTCTTAAAAGCATTTTGATTTAGAAAAAGCATCTTTAATGGTTTTGATTTAACAAATGAGGCAAAAGCATGTAAATGTAAGTGACAAAAACATCACAGCCAGTACCAGTGGGAGAGGGTGATGGCCTTGGTATGTGAGCACGTGGTCCAGAGGAATCCGCTCGTCTTCCCCTTTCTTCTGACCTCTGCCCTCTGTCCCCTATCCGTTCTCTGGATCCTGAGCGAGCCCTTACTGTCCCATACCCGGACCTCCTCTCTCTGGAGAGAGACCGGTAGATCTCCCCATCAACTCGAGAGCTGATGCGACTGGATGTAGGAGTCACCCTGCTGCAGGCAGAGAACAAGAGGTGTGTGCAAAGTATATTAATAAGATTTAGACATCAGTGATTTAAACCACATTATAagtgaataaatgaaagaatgagAAAGTAAAGATATAGTACACGCTTAGATTGTCTAACCCTCTCCGTAGTAGTGCCAGTTCACTGGTGAGACTCTTCACACGAACACGGAGAGCACGCTCTGATGCTCTGAGCTCCTCTAACTAGCCAGGACAAGGTGAAAAAGTTCATATCAGCTGAGTAacaaagaaaccaaaataaacattttacataagACTACtatgaaatacagaaaagcTCTACCTGCTCTATTAGGAGTCGCTGCTCCTGGCATCTTTTGCTTGCTGAGCGTTGACTTTTGGCTCTCTCCTTGACAAGCTGCTCCTCCAGCGTCCTCACCACATCTCTGACCCTCCAGTCCTCTCGTCCAGGAGTGGAACCACTTGCACTGATTTGCAGTCGCTCCAGGACACTGGCCAAggcctccttctcttctttcactAAAGCCAGCCTTGAAAACAGTAGGAGGCATCAGAAAAGGTCCCACACCCCTTCATACTGGTCACAGTCAGTACAGAATACTGAATGCAACCTACTCTGCCCGTAGCCGCTGTACTTCTACGTCTGCAGATTTGTCA includes:
- the ccdc61 gene encoding centrosomal protein CCDC61 isoform X2, producing MEEGSEVMKDIVFRGVEFAVKAEMDKGLLIVEISDSMTADQWRGEFDPAYIEDLTRKTGNFKQFPIFCSMLESAVRKTSDSVTLDLLTYADLELLRNRKAGVVSRPRGHQQSSALTAKRYLILIYTVEFDRIHYPLPLPYVGKPDPAALQKEVRALRAELSALTSHRVDKSADVEVQRLRAELALVKEEKEALASVLERLQISASGSTPGREDWRVRDVVRTLEEQLVKERAKSQRSASKRCQEQRLLIEQLEELRASERALRVRVKSLTSELALLRRGLDNLSVVTPTSSRISSRVDGEIYRSLSRERRSGYGTVRARSGSRERIGDRGQRSEERGRRADSSGPRAHIPRPSPSPTGARVQRFDPTAYIQDRQRRQKESELKKQRKVRRDMLTSPIVPERGRSRSREAYPQMARPGSRDRSLSLERRGSRNSSESSLVDMDEMAKPLFRGRKQTYNGPSAVSEMSRGRLLTRKPLCSTPTQRMKDKESSVDTGAELSEIDARLQALQEYMRDLDTGR
- the ccdc61 gene encoding centrosomal protein CCDC61 isoform X5 — its product is MEEGSEVMKDIVFRGVEFAVKAEMDKGLLIVEISDSMTADQWRGEFDPAYIEDLTRKTGNFKQFPIFCSMLESAVRKTSDSVTLDLLTYADLELLRNRKAGVVSRPRGHQQSSALTAKRYLILIYTVEFDRIHYPLPLPYVGKPDPAALQKEVRALRAELSALTSHRVDKSADVEVQRLRAELALVKEEKEALASVLERLQISASGSTPGREDWRVRDVVRTLEEQLVKERAKSQRSASKRCQEQRLLIEQLEELRASERALRVRVKSLTSELALLRRGVTPTSSRISSRVDGEIYRSLSRERRSGYGTVRARSGSRERIGDRGQRSEERGRRADSSGPRAHIPRPSPSPTGARVQRFDPTAYIQDRQRRQKESELKKQRKVRRDMLTSPIVPERGRSRSREAYPQMARPGSRDRSLSLERRGSRNSSESSLVDMDEMAKPLFRGRKQTYNGPSAVSEMSRGRLLTRKPLCSTPTQRMKDKESSVDTGAELSEIDARLQALQEYMRDLDTGR
- the ccdc61 gene encoding centrosomal protein CCDC61 isoform X6, with the protein product MEEGSEVMKDIVFRGVEFAVKAEMDKGLLIVEISDSMTADQWRGEFDPAYIEDLTRKTGNFKQFPIFCSMLESAVRKTSDSVTLDLLTYADLELLRNRKAGVVSRPRGHQQSSALTAKRYLILIYTVEFDRIHYPLPLPYVGKPDPAALQKEVRALRAELSALTSHRVDKSADVEVQRLRAELALVKEEKEALASVLERLQISASGSTPGREDWRVRDVVRTLEEQLVKERAKSQRSASKRCQEQRLLIEQLEELRASERALRVRVKSLTSELALLRRGRVTPTSSRISSRVDGEIYRSLSRERRSGYGTVRARSGSRERIGDRGQRSEERGRRADSSGPRAHIPRPSPSPTGARVQRFDPTAYIQDRQRRQKESELKKQRKVRRDMLTSPIVPERGRSRSREAYPQMARPGSRDRSLSLERRGSRNSSESSLVDMDEMAKPLFRGRKQTYNGPSASRGRLLTRKPLCSTPTQRMKDKESSVDTGAELSEIDARLQALQEYMRDLDTGR
- the ccdc61 gene encoding centrosomal protein CCDC61 isoform X1; amino-acid sequence: MEEGSEVMKDIVFRGVEFAVKAEMDKGLLIVEISDSMTADQWRGEFDPAYIEDLTRKTGNFKQFPIFCSMLESAVRKTSDSVTLDLLTYADLELLRNRKAGVVSRPRGHQQSSALTAKRYLILIYTVEFDRIHYPLPLPYVGKPDPAALQKEVRALRAELSALTSHRVDKSADVEVQRLRAELALVKEEKEALASVLERLQISASGSTPGREDWRVRDVVRTLEEQLVKERAKSQRSASKRCQEQRLLIEQLEELRASERALRVRVKSLTSELALLRRGLDNLSVRVTPTSSRISSRVDGEIYRSLSRERRSGYGTVRARSGSRERIGDRGQRSEERGRRADSSGPRAHIPRPSPSPTGARVQRFDPTAYIQDRQRRQKESELKKQRKVRRDMLTSPIVPERGRSRSREAYPQMARPGSRDRSLSLERRGSRNSSESSLVDMDEMAKPLFRGRKQTYNGPSAVSEMSRGRLLTRKPLCSTPTQRMKDKESSVDTGAELSEIDARLQALQEYMRDLDTGR
- the ccdc61 gene encoding centrosomal protein CCDC61 isoform X3, whose amino-acid sequence is MEEGSEVMKDIVFRGVEFAVKAEMDKGLLIVEISDSMTADQWRGEFDPAYIEDLTRKTGNFKQFPIFCSMLESAVRKTSDSVTLDLLTYADLELLRNRKAGVVSRPRGHQQSSALTAKRYLILIYTVEFDRIHYPLPLPYVGKPDPAALQKEVRALRAELSALTSHRVDKSADVEVQRLRAELALVKEEKEALASVLERLQISASGSTPGREDWRVRDVVRTLEEQLVKERAKSQRSASKRCQEQRLLIEQLEELRASERALRVRVKSLTSELALLRRGLDNLSVRVTPTSSRISSRVDGEIYRSLSRERRSGYGTVRARSGSRERIGDRGQRSEERGRRADSSGPRAHIPRPSPSPTGARVQRFDPTAYIQDRQRRQKESELKKQRKVRRDMLTSPIVPERGRSRSREAYPQMARPGSRDRSLSLERRGSRNSSESSLVDMDEMAKPLFRGRKQTYNGPSASRGRLLTRKPLCSTPTQRMKDKESSVDTGAELSEIDARLQALQEYMRDLDTGR
- the ccdc61 gene encoding centrosomal protein CCDC61 isoform X4; this translates as MEEGSEVMKDIVFRGVEFAVKAEMDKGLLIVEISDSMTADQWRGEFDPAYIEDLTRKTGNFKQFPIFCSMLESAVRKTSDSVTLDLLTYADLELLRNRKAGVVSRPRGHQQSSALTAKRYLILIYTVEFDRIHYPLPLPYVGKPDPAALQKEVRALRAELSALTSHRVDKSADVEVQRLRAELALVKEEKEALASVLERLQISASGSTPGREDWRVRDVVRTLEEQLVKERAKSQRSASKRCQEQRLLIEQLEELRASERALRVRVKSLTSELALLRRGRVTPTSSRISSRVDGEIYRSLSRERRSGYGTVRARSGSRERIGDRGQRSEERGRRADSSGPRAHIPRPSPSPTGARVQRFDPTAYIQDRQRRQKESELKKQRKVRRDMLTSPIVPERGRSRSREAYPQMARPGSRDRSLSLERRGSRNSSESSLVDMDEMAKPLFRGRKQTYNGPSAVSEMSRGRLLTRKPLCSTPTQRMKDKESSVDTGAELSEIDARLQALQEYMRDLDTGR